A genomic segment from Bradyrhizobium sp. CB1015 encodes:
- a CDS encoding outer membrane protein assembly factor BamD, giving the protein MSAQRMTRGYFSVSSRARGLLRTVTFIMLALPLAGCGTGALWDKFTAKDDTFVEEPADKIYNEGLYLMNEKKDMKAANKKFEEVDRQHPYSDWARKSLLMSAYASYQGGDYDGCIGAATRYVTLHPGSPDAAYAQYLIAASHYDQIPDISRDQTRTEKAIAALEEVVRKYPNSEYATSAKAKIEGARDQLAGKEMNVGRYYAQKRDYTAAINRYKTVVTQYQTTRHVEEALFRLTEAYMAIGIVGEAQTAAAVLGHNFPDSRWYKDAYNLVKSGGLEPSENQGSWISRTFKKMGLG; this is encoded by the coding sequence ATGTCGGCACAGCGTATGACGCGCGGATATTTCTCGGTCTCGTCGCGAGCCCGCGGGCTGCTTCGGACCGTCACCTTCATCATGCTCGCGCTGCCGCTCGCCGGATGCGGCACGGGCGCGCTCTGGGACAAGTTCACCGCCAAGGACGACACCTTCGTCGAGGAGCCCGCCGACAAGATCTACAATGAGGGCCTGTACCTCATGAACGAGAAGAAGGACATGAAGGCGGCGAACAAGAAGTTCGAAGAGGTCGACCGCCAGCATCCTTATTCCGACTGGGCCCGCAAATCGCTGCTGATGTCGGCCTACGCGTCCTATCAGGGCGGCGATTATGACGGCTGCATCGGCGCCGCCACCCGCTACGTCACGCTGCATCCCGGCAGCCCGGATGCGGCCTATGCGCAATATCTGATCGCCGCCTCCCACTACGACCAGATCCCGGACATCAGCCGCGACCAGACCCGCACCGAAAAGGCGATCGCGGCGCTGGAAGAGGTGGTGCGCAAATATCCGAACTCGGAATATGCGACCTCGGCGAAAGCCAAGATCGAGGGCGCACGCGACCAGCTCGCCGGCAAGGAAATGAATGTCGGCCGCTACTACGCCCAAAAGCGCGACTACACGGCCGCCATCAATCGCTACAAGACCGTCGTGACGCAGTACCAGACCACCCGCCATGTCGAGGAGGCGCTGTTCCGGCTGACCGAGGCCTATATGGCGATCGGCATCGTCGGCGAAGCGCAGACCGCGGCGGCCGTGCTTGGGCACAATTTTCCTGACAGCCGCTGGTACAAGGACGCCTATAATCTTGTAAAATCCGGCGGTCTCGAGCCGAGCGAGAATCAGGGGTCCTGGATCAGCCGGACCTTCAAGAAAATGGGTCTCGGCTAG
- the recN gene encoding DNA repair protein RecN, with the protein MLARLSIRDIVLIERLDIEFASGLAVLTGETGAGKSILLDAFALALGGRGDAGLVRHGAEQGQVTAVFDVPKNHPATKILAENGLDDTGEMILRRVQLADGRTRAFINDQSISVQTLKAVGTALVEIHGQHDERALVDAATHRRLLDAFAGLEKDVAAVEALWDARRTANTALEEHRAAMESAAREADYLRHASDELKQLAPKDGEETALASRRTTMMQGEKIASDLREAQEAVGGNHSPVAALSAAVRRLERRGVNSPALVEPAVKAIDAAINALEEADQHLQAALAATDFDPAELERIEERLFALRAASRKYSTPVDGLAALAAKYAADVVLIDAGASRLKKLEQAAIEADSRYAAAAKKLSLARQKSAEKLNKAVNAELAPLKLERARFMTQVETDEAAPGPQGFDRVEFWVQTNPGTKPGPLMKVASGGELSRFLLALKVVLSDRGSAPTLVFDEIDTGVGGAVADAIGGRLARLAGKVQVMAVTHAPQVAARADQHLLISKDALDKGKRVATRVNALAADHRREEIARMLAGAEITAEARAAAERLLKAATA; encoded by the coding sequence ATGCTGGCGCGTCTGTCGATCCGTGACATCGTCCTGATCGAACGGCTCGATATCGAATTCGCCTCCGGCCTCGCGGTTTTGACCGGCGAGACCGGTGCGGGCAAATCCATCCTGCTCGATGCTTTTGCGCTGGCGCTCGGCGGCCGCGGCGACGCCGGCCTTGTGCGTCACGGTGCGGAGCAGGGGCAGGTCACCGCGGTGTTCGATGTCCCGAAGAATCACCCTGCGACCAAGATTTTGGCCGAAAACGGCCTCGACGACACCGGTGAGATGATCCTGCGCCGCGTGCAGCTCGCCGACGGCCGCACCCGCGCCTTCATCAACGACCAATCGATCAGCGTGCAGACGCTGAAGGCGGTCGGCACCGCCCTGGTCGAGATCCACGGCCAGCACGATGAGCGCGCGCTGGTCGATGCCGCCACCCACCGCCGCCTGCTCGACGCTTTTGCCGGCCTCGAAAAGGATGTCGCGGCCGTCGAAGCGCTCTGGGACGCGCGCCGCACCGCCAACACCGCGCTGGAGGAGCATCGCGCCGCGATGGAGAGCGCGGCGCGCGAGGCCGATTATCTGCGCCACGCCTCCGACGAGCTGAAGCAGCTCGCGCCCAAGGACGGCGAGGAAACCGCGCTGGCCTCCCGCCGCACCACCATGATGCAGGGCGAGAAGATCGCCTCCGACCTGCGCGAGGCGCAGGAAGCCGTCGGCGGCAATCATTCGCCGGTCGCAGCGCTCTCGGCGGCGGTGCGCCGGCTGGAGCGCCGCGGCGTCAACTCGCCGGCGCTGGTCGAGCCGGCGGTGAAGGCGATTGACGCTGCGATCAACGCGCTGGAGGAGGCCGATCAGCACCTCCAGGCGGCGCTGGCCGCGACCGATTTCGATCCGGCCGAGCTCGAGCGTATCGAGGAGCGGCTGTTCGCATTGCGCGCCGCCTCCCGCAAATATTCGACGCCGGTCGACGGGCTCGCCGCGCTGGCGGCCAAATATGCCGCAGACGTGGTCCTGATCGATGCCGGCGCCTCGCGCCTGAAGAAGCTGGAGCAGGCCGCGATCGAGGCGGACAGCCGCTATGCGGCGGCCGCCAAGAAGCTGTCGCTGGCGCGGCAGAAGTCAGCCGAGAAGCTCAACAAGGCGGTCAATGCCGAGCTCGCCCCGCTCAAGCTCGAACGCGCCAGGTTCATGACCCAGGTCGAGACCGACGAGGCCGCGCCCGGGCCGCAAGGTTTCGACCGCGTCGAGTTCTGGGTGCAGACCAATCCGGGCACCAAGCCGGGTCCCTTGATGAAGGTCGCCTCCGGCGGCGAGCTGTCGCGCTTCCTGCTCGCGCTCAAGGTCGTGCTGTCCGACCGCGGTTCGGCGCCGACGCTCGTGTTCGACGAGATCGACACCGGCGTCGGCGGTGCGGTGGCCGACGCCATCGGCGGACGCCTGGCGCGGCTTGCCGGCAAGGTCCAGGTCATGGCCGTGACACATGCCCCGCAGGTCGCCGCCCGCGCCGACCAGCACCTCCTGATCTCCAAGGACGCCCTCGACAAGGGCAAGCGCGTCGCCACCCGCGTCAATGCGCTCGCCGCCGACCACCGCCGCGAGGAGATCGCCCGCATGCTGGCGGGTGCCGAGATCACGGCCGAAGCGAGGGCGGCGGCGGAGCGGCTGCTCAAGGCAGCGACGGCTTAG
- the ligA gene encoding NAD-dependent DNA ligase LigA produces MARAAKSKATPLRDVADLTKAQAKVEHMRLALEIEGHNERYYQEDAPTVSDAEYDALRKRLNAIEKRFPEFVTAESPSQKVGAAPSGRFKKVRHAVPMLSLDNAFAEEDVRDFVGRIVRFLKLDDDKISFSAEPKIDGLSMSLRYEGGELVTAATRGDGAVGEDVTANIRTLEDVPQKLKGRNIPDICEVRGEVYMTKKAFLALNERQKAAGDTIFANPRNSAAGSLRQKDPTITASRPLGFFAYAWGQMSAMPEDTQSGMIGWFERCGFKTNPLTKLCHSVEELLAFHHAIEEQRARLDYDIDGVVYKVDRIDWQERLGFVSRTPRWGIAHKFPAERAMTVLRDIEIQVGRTGSFTPVGKLEPVGVGGVIVQNVTLHNEDYIKGIGNKGEVLREGRDIRIGDTVVIQRAGDVIPQVVDVVLDKRPKTAREFHFPKKCPCPLHTDVVREETATGEEGSRARCTGEFACPYQKIEHLKLFVSRRAFDIDGLGEKQLQYFFDEGWVKEPADIFTLEKRNAKLKLEEIEGYGATSVRNLFGAIETRRKIALERFIYALGMRHVGETTALALARGYGSWDAFHDACLKVANGDEEAMAEMDALDQIGDTVIRSIADYFGESHNRGIVERLTKEVEIVDAEKPKSNSAVAGKTVVFTGSLERMTRDEAKATAERLGAKVSGSVSKKTDLVVAGPGAGSKLADANKHGVKVLTEDEWLKLIAE; encoded by the coding sequence ATGGCCAGAGCAGCAAAATCCAAAGCAACACCGCTTCGCGACGTCGCCGACCTCACCAAGGCGCAGGCCAAGGTCGAGCACATGCGGCTCGCGCTCGAGATCGAGGGGCACAACGAGCGCTACTATCAGGAGGATGCGCCGACCGTTAGCGACGCCGAATACGACGCGCTGCGCAAGCGCCTCAACGCGATCGAGAAACGTTTTCCCGAGTTCGTCACCGCGGAATCGCCCTCGCAGAAGGTCGGCGCCGCACCATCGGGGCGCTTCAAGAAAGTCCGGCATGCCGTGCCGATGCTGTCACTGGACAATGCCTTTGCGGAGGAGGACGTGCGCGACTTCGTCGGGCGCATCGTGCGCTTCCTGAAGCTCGACGACGACAAGATCAGTTTCTCCGCCGAACCGAAGATCGACGGCCTCTCGATGTCGCTGCGCTACGAGGGCGGCGAGCTCGTCACCGCCGCGACGCGCGGAGACGGCGCGGTCGGCGAGGATGTCACCGCCAACATCCGCACGCTCGAAGACGTGCCGCAGAAGCTGAAGGGCCGTAACATCCCCGACATCTGCGAGGTGCGCGGCGAAGTCTACATGACCAAGAAGGCGTTCCTGGCGCTCAACGAGCGGCAGAAGGCGGCAGGCGATACCATCTTCGCCAATCCGCGTAATTCGGCCGCCGGCTCGCTCCGCCAGAAGGACCCGACCATCACCGCCTCCCGTCCCCTCGGCTTCTTCGCCTATGCCTGGGGGCAGATGAGCGCGATGCCGGAGGATACGCAGAGCGGCATGATCGGCTGGTTCGAGCGCTGCGGCTTCAAGACCAATCCGCTGACCAAGCTCTGTCACTCGGTCGAGGAGCTGCTCGCCTTCCATCATGCGATCGAGGAGCAGCGCGCGCGGCTCGACTACGACATCGACGGCGTCGTCTACAAGGTCGACCGCATCGACTGGCAGGAGCGGCTCGGCTTCGTGTCGCGCACGCCGCGCTGGGGCATCGCGCACAAATTCCCGGCCGAGCGCGCCATGACGGTGCTGCGCGACATCGAGATCCAGGTCGGCCGCACCGGCTCGTTCACGCCGGTCGGCAAGCTCGAGCCGGTCGGTGTCGGCGGCGTGATCGTGCAGAACGTCACGCTGCACAATGAGGACTACATCAAGGGCATCGGCAACAAGGGCGAGGTGCTTCGCGAGGGGCGCGACATCAGGATCGGCGACACCGTGGTGATCCAGCGCGCCGGCGACGTCATCCCGCAGGTGGTCGACGTCGTCCTGGACAAGCGGCCAAAAACCGCCAGGGAATTCCACTTCCCGAAGAAGTGCCCATGTCCGCTGCACACCGACGTCGTGCGCGAGGAGACGGCGACGGGTGAGGAGGGCTCGCGCGCCCGCTGCACCGGCGAGTTCGCCTGTCCCTACCAGAAGATCGAACATCTGAAGCTGTTCGTGTCGCGGCGGGCCTTCGACATCGACGGCCTGGGCGAGAAGCAGCTCCAGTACTTCTTCGACGAGGGCTGGGTGAAGGAGCCCGCCGACATCTTCACGCTGGAGAAGCGCAACGCCAAGCTCAAGCTCGAGGAGATCGAAGGCTACGGCGCGACCTCCGTGCGCAACCTGTTCGGTGCCATCGAGACCCGGCGCAAGATTGCACTGGAGCGCTTCATCTACGCGCTCGGCATGCGCCATGTCGGCGAGACCACGGCGCTGGCGCTGGCGCGCGGCTACGGCTCGTGGGATGCGTTCCACGATGCCTGCCTGAAAGTTGCCAATGGCGACGAGGAGGCGATGGCCGAGATGGATGCGCTCGACCAGATCGGCGACACCGTCATCAGGAGCATCGCCGATTATTTCGGCGAGAGCCACAATCGCGGCATCGTCGAGCGCCTGACCAAGGAGGTCGAGATCGTCGACGCCGAGAAGCCGAAGAGCAATTCGGCGGTGGCCGGCAAGACCGTGGTGTTCACGGGATCGCTGGAGCGAATGACGCGAGATGAAGCCAAGGCCACGGCCGAGCGGCTAGGGGCCAAGGTGTCGGGCTCGGTTTCGAAAAAGACCGATCTCGTCGTCGCGGGCCCCGGCGCCGGCTCGAAGCTCGCGGACGCCAACAAGCACGGCGTCAAGGTGCTGACCGAAGACGAGTGGCTGAAGCTGATCGCGGAGTGA
- a CDS encoding cell wall hydrolase codes for MSVLRNHPKGARFASFGIGLCIFALMPRETGYQDIASLLARQPGVAERWQKQVFSAASSIQLATYSFSRPIGTSVPQSAMVRLASLDGRDVTGAISRNPALQAPPRYQASDFPKVDRALKGDRLAIVAPTQSPETVAPAAAPAKEDPATSNSSVFGAKTAALPQAMSPESAAALDPELQEALRAPPLPQYSNPPQASEAARAFAVQPLEALKRAAAPAAPARDPFSVKTSSLFFGSSSLGGNLETIESWQPGAEPLIVMPDPDMKVTASLTPPATEIGKDIESGESVAPKGEVNADNQRAKSPAERLALDDKSRAKSEKCLAEAVYFESRGEAVRGQIAVAQVVMNRVFSGKYPDTVCGVVYQNKYRHFACQFTFACDNNPDVIREPEMWERAKKISKAMLDGQIWLPEVGKSTHYHAYWVRPSWVAEMKKLYKTGVHTFYRPRNWGDGSEEPSWGSPAQTAALSAALAQEAKSSAEMGERR; via the coding sequence ATGTCAGTGTTGCGTAACCATCCGAAGGGCGCGCGGTTCGCGTCCTTCGGCATCGGTCTCTGCATCTTCGCATTGATGCCGAGAGAGACCGGCTATCAGGACATTGCCTCGCTGCTGGCGCGCCAACCCGGCGTCGCCGAGCGGTGGCAGAAGCAGGTGTTCTCCGCTGCGTCCTCGATCCAGCTCGCCACCTACAGTTTTTCCCGCCCCATCGGCACGTCGGTTCCGCAGAGCGCGATGGTTCGGCTCGCGAGCCTCGACGGCCGCGACGTCACCGGCGCGATCAGCCGCAATCCGGCGCTTCAGGCGCCGCCGCGCTACCAGGCTTCCGACTTTCCCAAGGTCGATCGCGCCTTGAAGGGTGATCGCCTCGCAATCGTCGCGCCGACGCAGTCTCCCGAGACCGTCGCGCCGGCTGCGGCCCCGGCCAAGGAGGATCCCGCGACCTCGAACAGCTCGGTGTTCGGCGCCAAGACCGCCGCATTGCCGCAGGCGATGTCGCCGGAATCGGCGGCCGCGCTCGATCCCGAGCTGCAGGAGGCGCTGCGCGCGCCGCCGCTGCCGCAATATTCCAACCCGCCGCAGGCGAGCGAAGCCGCGCGCGCGTTCGCGGTGCAGCCGCTGGAAGCGCTGAAGCGGGCCGCGGCGCCGGCTGCTCCCGCGCGCGATCCCTTCAGCGTCAAGACATCGAGCCTGTTCTTCGGCAGCTCCTCGCTCGGCGGCAATCTCGAGACCATCGAGAGCTGGCAGCCCGGCGCCGAGCCGCTGATCGTGATGCCCGACCCCGACATGAAGGTAACGGCCTCGTTGACCCCGCCGGCGACGGAGATCGGCAAGGACATCGAGAGCGGCGAGAGCGTCGCGCCGAAGGGCGAGGTCAACGCCGACAACCAGCGCGCCAAGTCGCCGGCGGAACGGCTCGCGCTCGACGACAAGTCGCGTGCGAAGTCGGAAAAGTGCCTTGCGGAAGCCGTCTACTTCGAATCCCGCGGCGAGGCCGTGCGCGGCCAGATCGCGGTGGCGCAGGTGGTGATGAACCGCGTCTTCTCCGGCAAATATCCCGACACGGTGTGTGGCGTGGTCTACCAGAACAAGTACCGCCATTTCGCCTGCCAGTTCACCTTCGCCTGCGACAACAATCCGGACGTGATCCGCGAGCCGGAAATGTGGGAACGAGCGAAGAAGATCTCGAAGGCGATGCTCGACGGCCAGATCTGGCTGCCCGAAGTCGGCAAGTCGACGCACTACCACGCCTATTGGGTGCGCCCGTCCTGGGTCGCCGAGATGAAGAAGCTGTACAAGACCGGCGTGCACACCTTCTATCGGCCGCGCAACTGGGGCGACGGCAGCGAGGAACCGAGCTGGGGCTCGCCGGCGCAGACCGCCGCGCTCTCCGCCGCACTCGCGCAGGAAGCCAAGAGCTCCGCGGAGATGGGTGAGCGGCGGTAG
- the nadC gene encoding carboxylating nicotinate-nucleotide diphosphorylase, translating into MITPTSLLYPDAFLSPLAIEAAVERALDEDLGRAGDITSLATIPEATRAQAILVARQPGVVAGLPLALATLQKLSPDVEVRAHVRDAARVARGQHVLTISGPARPILTAERTALNFVGRLSGIATLTADYVARTEGTRMRICCTRKTTPGLRALEKYAVRCGGGFNHRFGLDDAILIKDNHIAVAGGIRLVLERARAHAGHLVKIEIEVDTLAQLREVLDCGMADAVLLDNMDIATLREAVRLNEGRLALEASGGVTLDSIAAIAATGVDYASAGALTHSAPNFDCALDIEA; encoded by the coding sequence ATGATCACCCCGACGTCACTGCTCTATCCCGATGCCTTCCTCTCGCCGCTCGCGATCGAGGCGGCCGTCGAGCGCGCGCTCGACGAGGACCTCGGCCGTGCCGGCGACATCACCTCGCTCGCGACGATCCCCGAGGCGACGCGCGCGCAAGCCATCCTGGTCGCGCGCCAGCCCGGCGTGGTCGCCGGATTGCCGCTGGCGCTCGCGACCTTGCAGAAGCTGTCGCCCGACGTCGAGGTGCGCGCACATGTCCGCGATGCCGCGCGGGTTGCGCGCGGCCAGCACGTGCTGACGATCTCGGGCCCGGCGCGCCCCATCCTCACGGCGGAGCGCACGGCACTGAACTTCGTCGGCCGGCTGTCGGGCATCGCCACGCTCACGGCGGACTATGTCGCGCGCACCGAAGGCACCAGGATGCGCATCTGCTGCACGCGCAAGACCACGCCGGGACTGCGCGCGCTGGAGAAATATGCGGTGCGCTGCGGCGGCGGCTTCAACCATCGCTTCGGGCTGGACGATGCCATCCTGATCAAGGACAACCACATCGCGGTGGCCGGGGGCATCCGTCTGGTGCTGGAGCGCGCCCGCGCCCATGCCGGCCATCTGGTCAAGATCGAGATCGAGGTCGACACCCTGGCGCAGCTGCGCGAGGTGCTGGACTGCGGAATGGCCGATGCGGTGCTGCTCGACAACATGGACATTGCGACGCTGCGCGAAGCGGTGAGGCTCAACGAAGGCCGCCTCGCGCTGGAGGCGTCCGGCGGCGTCACGCTGGACTCGATCGCCGCCATCGCGGCCACCGGCGTCGACTATGCCTCGGCCGGTGCCCTGACGCATTCGGCACCGAATTTCGACTGCGCGCTGGATATCGAGGCGTAG
- a CDS encoding L-aspartate oxidase, with translation MQNNIHDLTRSADDVVIVGGGLAGLFCALKLAPRPVTLISAAPLGQGASSAWAQGGIAAAVAEGDTPEAHAADTVAVGGGLVDEAVALGIAREAALRIHDLLAYGVPFDRDLDGRLAVGREAAHSARRIVHVRGDGAGAAIISALSEAVRRTPSIRLMEGFVAEALLTEDGAVTGLQLREVDNPAARPLVLASRAVVLATGGLGHLYAVTTNPPEASGSGLAIAARAGAVIADPEFVQFHPTAIMVGRDPAPLATEALRGEGATLINRSGERFMSARHPLAELAPRDIVARGVFAEIAAGRGAFLDARQALGARFPTRFPAVHASCIAAGIDPAAQPIPIAPAAHYHMGGIAVDARGRSSIDGLWAAGEVSSTGAHGANRLASNSLLEAVVYAARIADDIAGRTVPPPARDPDGLVIQRAGTLDAAEVKRLRATMSAHVGVIRDGDGLAQAVRYFARLAREAGSGVLGNMAISALLVAAAAWTRRESRGAHCRSDHPAENPALAQRTMTTLAAARNVAESLEERPRPRIAQSMIA, from the coding sequence ATGCAAAACAACATCCACGATCTCACCCGCTCAGCCGACGACGTCGTCATCGTCGGCGGCGGCCTTGCCGGACTGTTCTGCGCGCTGAAGCTCGCGCCGCGGCCGGTGACCTTGATCTCGGCGGCACCGCTCGGACAGGGCGCATCGTCCGCATGGGCCCAGGGCGGCATCGCTGCGGCCGTGGCTGAAGGCGATACGCCGGAGGCGCACGCTGCCGACACCGTCGCGGTCGGCGGCGGCCTCGTCGATGAAGCCGTCGCGCTCGGGATCGCGCGCGAGGCGGCGCTGCGCATCCACGATCTTCTCGCCTATGGCGTTCCGTTCGACCGCGATCTCGACGGCAGGCTTGCCGTCGGACGGGAAGCTGCGCATTCCGCGCGTCGCATCGTGCATGTGCGCGGTGATGGTGCTGGCGCCGCGATCATCTCGGCCTTGAGCGAGGCCGTGCGCCGCACGCCTTCGATCCGCCTGATGGAAGGCTTCGTCGCCGAAGCATTGCTGACCGAGGACGGCGCGGTCACCGGGCTTCAATTGCGCGAGGTCGACAATCCCGCGGCACGGCCGCTCGTGCTCGCCTCACGCGCGGTCGTGCTTGCGACCGGCGGGCTCGGCCATCTCTATGCCGTCACCACCAACCCGCCGGAAGCGAGCGGCTCGGGCCTCGCGATCGCAGCCCGCGCCGGCGCCGTGATCGCCGATCCTGAATTCGTGCAGTTCCACCCCACCGCCATCATGGTCGGCCGCGACCCGGCACCGCTCGCCACCGAAGCGCTGCGCGGCGAAGGGGCAACGCTGATCAATCGCAGCGGCGAACGCTTCATGAGCGCCCGCCACCCGCTCGCAGAGCTCGCGCCCCGCGACATCGTGGCCCGCGGCGTGTTCGCCGAGATCGCGGCCGGGCGCGGCGCCTTCCTCGATGCGCGCCAGGCGCTGGGCGCGCGCTTTCCGACGAGGTTTCCGGCCGTGCATGCGAGCTGCATCGCCGCCGGCATCGATCCCGCGGCGCAGCCGATTCCGATCGCGCCGGCCGCGCACTACCACATGGGCGGCATCGCCGTGGACGCGCGCGGCCGCAGCTCGATCGACGGTCTCTGGGCCGCCGGCGAAGTCTCCTCCACCGGCGCGCATGGCGCCAACCGGCTCGCCTCGAATTCCCTGCTCGAAGCCGTCGTCTATGCCGCCCGCATTGCCGACGATATCGCCGGTCGCACCGTGCCCCCGCCCGCCCGCGATCCCGACGGTTTGGTGATACAGCGCGCTGGCACGCTGGATGCTGCAGAGGTGAAACGGCTGCGCGCGACGATGAGCGCACATGTCGGCGTGATCCGCGACGGTGACGGGCTTGCGCAAGCCGTGCGCTATTTCGCCAGGCTCGCGCGCGAGGCCGGATCCGGCGTCCTCGGCAACATGGCGATCTCGGCCCTGCTTGTCGCCGCTGCGGCCTGGACGCGGCGCGAAAGCCGCGGAGCGCATTGCCGCTCCGATCACCCGGCCGAGAACCCAGCGCTGGCGCAGAGAACGATGACCACGCTCGCCGCAGCGCGCAACGTCGCGGAGAGCCTCGAGGAACGCCCGCGGCCACGCATCGCGCAATCCATGATCGCCTGA
- the nadA gene encoding quinolinate synthase NadA translates to MPITGIYGPDDFANRPQGQPIASPRAAPVTPGPKWPMPSLQWTPAVERATAPVYDRVKHVIPSIEWPLMAPTIHAINELKRARGAVILAHNYQAPEIFHCVADIGGDSLQLAVEATKVQADIIVQCGVHFMAETSKLLNPDKTVLIPDSRAGCSLAASITGADVRLLREKFPGVPIVAYVNTSAEVKAEVDICCTSSNAVQVVESLNAPTVIFLPDRYLATYVASKTDVKIIAWKGACEVHERFTGEELRSYREADPTVQIIAHPECPPDVLAEADFTGSTAHMINWVRAKRPRRLVMITECSMADNVRAELPDVEMLRPCNLCPHMKRITLANILESLLTLREEVTIDPALAERARRSVERMINLSN, encoded by the coding sequence ATGCCGATCACTGGAATTTACGGTCCCGACGACTTTGCCAACCGGCCGCAAGGCCAGCCCATCGCCTCCCCGCGCGCCGCACCGGTCACCCCGGGACCGAAATGGCCGATGCCGTCACTGCAATGGACGCCGGCGGTCGAACGCGCCACCGCGCCGGTCTATGACCGCGTCAAGCACGTGATCCCGTCGATCGAATGGCCGCTGATGGCGCCGACGATTCACGCGATCAACGAGCTCAAGCGCGCGCGCGGCGCGGTCATCCTCGCCCACAACTACCAGGCTCCGGAGATCTTCCACTGCGTTGCCGATATCGGCGGCGACTCGCTCCAGCTCGCGGTCGAAGCCACCAAGGTGCAGGCCGACATCATCGTCCAATGCGGCGTGCACTTCATGGCGGAGACCTCCAAGCTGCTCAATCCGGACAAGACCGTCTTGATCCCGGATTCGCGCGCGGGCTGCTCGCTTGCCGCCAGCATCACCGGTGCGGACGTGCGGCTGCTGCGGGAGAAATTCCCCGGCGTGCCGATCGTCGCCTATGTCAACACCTCGGCGGAGGTGAAGGCCGAGGTCGACATCTGCTGCACGTCCTCGAACGCGGTGCAGGTGGTCGAGAGCCTGAACGCCCCGACCGTGATCTTCCTGCCCGACCGATACCTTGCCACTTACGTGGCGTCGAAGACCGACGTGAAGATCATCGCCTGGAAAGGCGCCTGCGAGGTGCATGAGCGCTTCACGGGCGAGGAGCTGCGGAGCTATCGCGAAGCCGATCCGACCGTGCAGATCATCGCGCATCCGGAGTGCCCGCCGGACGTGCTGGCGGAAGCCGACTTCACCGGCTCGACCGCGCACATGATCAACTGGGTGCGGGCGAAGCGGCCGCGGCGGCTGGTCATGATCACGGAATGCTCGATGGCCGACAATGTCCGGGCCGAGCTGCCCGATGTGGAGATGCTCCGCCCCTGCAATCTCTGCCCGCACATGAAGCGCATCACGCTCGCCAACATCCTGGAGAGCCTGCTGACGCTTCGCGAGGAGGTGACGATCGATCCCGCGCTTGCGGAACGCGCGCGGCGTTCGGTCGAGCGCATGATCAATCTGAGCAATTGA